The Solibacillus sp. FSL R7-0682 genome includes a window with the following:
- a CDS encoding DUF1850 domain-containing protein, which yields MSNKIYWSISILFVLLSLLFLIRKEVVLVEHEQGHLFITSDFTLGWIHSVEKEPWYEEYAIENHQLILKETYFKTYGAGTPNSGTLIETNDGYIHYAINEFIEEVNMIVSDNIKTTIYSNNHSIDLSKIVENYTNVSISVQKVTLWQYLRGEKFD from the coding sequence ATGAGCAATAAGATTTATTGGTCGATAAGCATACTCTTTGTATTGCTATCACTACTATTTCTTATACGAAAAGAAGTTGTCCTTGTCGAACATGAACAAGGACATCTTTTCATTACGAGTGACTTTACACTAGGTTGGATTCATTCCGTTGAAAAAGAGCCTTGGTATGAAGAATATGCTATTGAAAACCATCAGCTCATTTTAAAAGAGACTTACTTTAAAACATACGGAGCGGGTACACCAAATTCTGGAACGTTAATTGAAACAAATGATGGTTACATACATTATGCAATTAATGAATTTATAGAAGAAGTTAATATGATTGTATCAGACAATATTAAAACAACGATTTATTCAAATAACCATTCAATTGATTTAAGTAAAATCGTTGAAAATTATACGAATGTGTCCATTAGTGTTCAAAAAGTAACACTATGGCAATATTTAAGAGGTGAAAAATTTGACTAA
- a CDS encoding TAXI family TRAP transporter solute-binding subunit, whose product MKIKKYGIISSLLLTGAILAACGDDNSSSTDGNSESALSANIVTIATGGSSGPYNIIGTTLANEYSSIYDVNSKPQATGASVENINLIKEGKVEMAFVMSDVLTEAVTGTGNFSGKIDSVQQVASLYPNFVQIVTTKNSGIKTLEDLKGKRVAVGDQNSGVEVNARNLLNGHGITYDDIKVDYLGYAEAADGLKSGAIDAAFLTSGLPNSSVLELANSIDLSLVSVDPAKIEEIAKDQPYFISMEIPANTYGNAEAIPTAAIMNALVVSSELSEDDVYKLTKTFFDSLEKLTTSHQAAAEISLEGAQKGMVAPVHPGAQKFYDEQ is encoded by the coding sequence ATGAAAATCAAAAAATATGGAATAATTTCAAGCTTATTATTAACAGGGGCAATATTAGCTGCATGTGGTGATGACAATTCATCTTCTACTGACGGAAATTCTGAAAGCGCTTTATCTGCGAATATTGTGACAATTGCCACTGGTGGTTCTTCTGGTCCATACAACATTATTGGTACAACGTTGGCAAATGAGTACTCTTCTATTTATGATGTAAACTCTAAGCCACAGGCGACTGGTGCATCAGTTGAAAATATCAATTTAATTAAAGAAGGCAAAGTAGAAATGGCATTCGTAATGAGTGATGTTTTAACGGAGGCCGTTACAGGTACTGGTAATTTTAGCGGGAAAATTGATTCAGTACAACAAGTCGCATCTCTATATCCTAACTTTGTTCAAATTGTAACTACCAAAAATTCAGGAATCAAAACGTTAGAAGATTTAAAAGGTAAGCGAGTAGCTGTTGGAGATCAAAATTCAGGCGTTGAAGTAAATGCACGTAATCTATTAAATGGGCATGGTATTACATACGACGATATTAAAGTGGATTACTTGGGCTATGCTGAAGCTGCTGATGGATTAAAATCAGGTGCAATTGATGCTGCCTTCTTAACTTCAGGTTTACCCAACTCAAGTGTATTAGAATTAGCAAATAGCATTGATTTATCTTTAGTTTCTGTAGATCCTGCAAAAATTGAGGAAATTGCAAAAGATCAACCGTACTTTATCTCAATGGAAATCCCAGCTAATACTTACGGAAATGCAGAGGCAATTCCAACCGCAGCAATTATGAATGCTTTAGTCGTTTCTTCTGAATTAAGTGAAGATGATGTATATAAATTAACAAAAACTTTCTTTGATAGTTTAGAGAAATTAACGACTTCTCATCAAGCTGCAGCAGAAATCTCTCTAGAAGGTGCACAAAAGGGGATGGTAGCCCCAGTCCATCCTGGAGCACAAAAATTCTACGATGAGCAATAA
- a CDS encoding two-component system sensor histidine kinase NtrB — MQEPDILQKRNILIAVTFVLTVSIHIITIVSDLFYYSKYNLIYCVVIIIIIILFMYKLSIHPKVFQATLIINWHFLVILMNLQSSNYITIYVFIYMIALLALYRSMRINVLNILAVLVEIFIVYRLSPIPFKPIEQSGNYYLFFLLIVCIISLLQTFYVKLIWNKVEKATLDREYNLTSEEAYLRLFFEQAEDSIAVFDLENRVIAVNPAFEKLYGWTKEEALGHSLPLIPPENMDSAIERTENLKKGHSYHLFETHDMRKDGTLFHAQISLSPLWNPHGEMIGVSAISRDISYIKENESLILQSEKLKLVGELAAGVAHEIRNPMTVISGFVQMMNEDPNSPYYEYTKLIQKETERIDLILSEFLVLSRPQLKQLVPISLGETITEIVQFFQFELQQKSIELEVVNTIQKLFIIGNENQIKQVFINLIKNAIEAIGEDGTITINMKLSSDEKEIFIAIEDNGCGIPPNVLERVFEPFYTTKTKGAGLGMMIIKKIIVDHNGKITITSIEEIGTEVLISFPVENN, encoded by the coding sequence ATGCAAGAACCTGATATTTTACAAAAACGCAATATTTTAATAGCCGTTACTTTTGTACTCACCGTAAGCATTCATATCATTACCATTGTTTCAGATCTATTTTATTACTCTAAATACAATTTAATCTATTGTGTAGTAATAATCATCATCATCATCTTATTTATGTATAAATTATCAATACATCCAAAAGTATTCCAAGCAACGCTTATCATTAATTGGCACTTTTTGGTTATATTAATGAATTTGCAAAGTTCGAATTATATTACAATCTATGTGTTTATTTATATGATTGCGTTACTAGCACTTTATCGCTCAATGCGTATTAATGTCTTAAATATACTGGCCGTATTAGTGGAAATATTCATCGTCTATAGACTCTCGCCCATTCCATTTAAACCAATAGAACAAAGTGGAAATTATTATCTATTTTTTTTATTAATTGTTTGTATTATTAGTTTACTTCAAACATTTTATGTAAAACTAATCTGGAACAAAGTTGAAAAAGCAACGTTAGATCGAGAATACAACTTAACTTCGGAAGAAGCTTATTTACGTTTATTTTTTGAGCAAGCAGAAGATTCCATTGCTGTATTTGACTTAGAAAATCGTGTTATTGCAGTAAATCCTGCCTTTGAAAAGTTATATGGTTGGACAAAAGAAGAAGCTTTAGGTCATTCATTGCCATTAATTCCTCCTGAAAACATGGACAGTGCGATAGAACGTACAGAAAACTTAAAAAAGGGACATAGCTACCATTTATTCGAAACACATGATATGCGAAAAGACGGGACGCTTTTTCACGCACAAATTTCATTATCACCTCTTTGGAATCCACATGGTGAAATGATTGGTGTCTCAGCAATTTCACGAGATATTTCATACATTAAAGAAAATGAAAGTTTAATTTTACAGTCTGAAAAATTAAAGCTCGTAGGTGAACTTGCAGCTGGTGTTGCCCATGAAATTCGTAATCCAATGACGGTCATCTCTGGATTTGTACAAATGATGAATGAAGATCCTAATTCTCCGTACTATGAGTATACAAAGCTTATTCAAAAAGAAACGGAACGAATTGATTTAATTTTATCTGAATTCCTTGTATTATCTCGCCCGCAACTTAAACAATTAGTTCCGATCTCGTTAGGAGAAACGATTACTGAAATTGTGCAATTCTTCCAATTTGAGTTACAGCAAAAATCAATCGAGTTAGAGGTCGTCAATACTATTCAAAAACTTTTCATCATAGGCAATGAAAATCAAATTAAGCAAGTTTTTATTAATTTAATAAAAAACGCGATTGAAGCAATAGGTGAAGACGGGACGATAACGATTAATATGAAATTAAGCAGTGACGAAAAAGAAATATTTATTGCGATAGAAGATAATGGTTGTGGCATTCCCCCTAATGTTTTAGAACGAGTATTTGAACCGTTTTATACAACAAAAACAAAAGGAGCAGGTCTTGGAATGATGATTATTAAAAAGATTATCGTAGATCATAATGGAAAAATCACAATTACTAGTATAGAAGAGATTGGAACAGAAGTTTTAATTAGCTTCCCTGTCGAAAATAATTAG
- a CDS encoding DUF4300 family protein — MWETKNPEFLGYNCRITSYDLMKDSISIGKLNTKNSSWLIFDENAMEYGPEKLFNEVVQEEFKTLFSFIPTKNTKDVSVHIKKVKEYWESKDINFFKLR, encoded by the coding sequence TTGTGGGAAACTAAAAATCCAGAATTTCTCGGTTATAATTGTAGAATTACTTCCTATGACTTAATGAAAGATTCAATTTCTATTGGTAAACTTAACACGAAAAATTCCAGTTGGTTAATTTTTGATGAGAATGCAATGGAATATGGTCCTGAAAAGCTTTTTAACGAAGTCGTACAAGAAGAATTTAAAACATTATTTTCTTTTATCCCAACAAAAAATACAAAAGATGTCTCCGTACATATTAAAAAGGTAAAAGAATACTGGGAAAGTAAAGATATAAACTTTTTTAAATTAAGATAA